From the genome of Candidatus Roizmanbacteria bacterium, one region includes:
- the rfbF gene encoding glucose-1-phosphate cytidylyltransferase: MKAVILAGGFGTRISEETGIRPKPMVEIGGKPVLWHVMKIYASYGITEFIVLCGYKGHMIKEYFQNEWLRTADVTFDLKNHTKDVHSNGAENWKVTLVETGEKAMTGGRVKMAEKYIGNEPFCLTYGDGLSDVNIKDLVAFHDKNKKEKGALATVTVVQPPGRFGLFQLNDGDDIVESFKEKPKGDGGGWINGGFFVCEPEVLNYIKDEFTTWEQEPMINLAHEGKLAAFRHEGFWHPMDTLHDRNVLEEKWKSGTAPWKVWK, from the coding sequence ATGAAAGCAGTAATTTTAGCAGGAGGGTTCGGAACCAGAATTAGCGAGGAAACCGGTATTAGACCTAAACCAATGGTCGAGATCGGTGGTAAGCCAGTTCTATGGCATGTGATGAAAATCTATGCCTCATATGGCATCACAGAGTTCATTGTTCTTTGTGGTTACAAAGGTCACATGATCAAGGAGTACTTTCAAAATGAGTGGCTCAGAACAGCAGATGTTACCTTTGATCTTAAGAATCACACAAAAGATGTCCACTCTAATGGAGCTGAAAACTGGAAGGTTACTCTTGTAGAGACCGGTGAAAAAGCAATGACCGGAGGTCGCGTAAAGATGGCAGAAAAATATATTGGGAATGAACCATTCTGTCTTACCTACGGTGACGGTCTTAGTGATGTAAACATTAAGGATCTCGTCGCATTTCATGATAAAAATAAAAAAGAAAAGGGTGCTCTAGCAACCGTTACGGTAGTCCAGCCCCCCGGACGTTTTGGACTCTTCCAACTCAATGATGGAGACGACATCGTTGAGAGTTTTAAGGAAAAACCGAAAGGAGATGGTGGAGGTTGGATTAACGGAGGATTTTTTGTCTGCGAACCTGAGGTTCTGAACTACATTAAAGATGAATTCACAACCTGGGAGCAGGAACCAATGATTAACCTCGCCCATGAAGGAAAATTAGCGGCGTTCCGTCATGAGGGGTTCTGGCATCCTATGGATACCTTACATGACAGAAATGTATTAGAAGAAAAATGGAAAAGTGGTACGGCTCCATGGAAGGTATGGAAATAA
- a CDS encoding transferase, protein MSKPIVIEDDVWIGTKSVILPGVTIGRGSIVAAGAVVTKNVAPYSIVGWVPAKVIGWRFDKKL, encoded by the coding sequence ATATCTAAACCAATTGTAATAGAGGATGATGTCTGGATTGGAACAAAATCAGTCATATTGCCAGGTGTTACAATTGGAAGAGGCTCTATAGTCGCAGCTGGAGCTGTTGTCACTAAAAATGTTGCGCCTTACTCAATTGTTGGATGGGTACCTGCAAAAGTAATTGGTTGGAGATTTGATAAAAAACTATAG
- a CDS encoding glycosyltransferase, protein MKNKQTITIGIPAYNEASNITRLIADLVAQVQRDFLMEKIIVVSDASTDGTADVVEKIRKTRVEVIENRERRGKAHSLNLIKDKSTSDILLLLDADIRIPDTQFINNLITPIVKGQAAITYAKIREDRPTNFLSNILFASMIFKHGILKVGTMATIFIQQ, encoded by the coding sequence ATGAAAAATAAACAGACAATAACAATTGGAATTCCCGCATACAATGAAGCCAGTAATATCACACGGCTAATTGCAGATCTAGTAGCGCAGGTTCAGCGAGATTTCTTGATGGAGAAAATTATTGTAGTTTCCGACGCCTCTACCGACGGGACAGCCGATGTTGTGGAGAAAATACGAAAAACTAGGGTTGAGGTCATAGAAAATCGTGAGCGCCGAGGCAAAGCACACTCTCTAAATTTAATTAAAGACAAATCTACTTCAGATATCCTGCTCCTACTGGATGCCGATATACGAATACCGGATACACAGTTTATTAACAATCTCATTACCCCGATCGTAAAGGGTCAGGCAGCCATTACCTATGCCAAGATTAGAGAAGATAGGCCTACCAATTTTCTATCAAATATATTGTTTGCAAGCATGATATTTAAGCACGGTATTTTGAAAGTTGGAACAATGGCGACAATATTTATACAGCAGTAG
- a CDS encoding glycosyltransferase family 2 protein — protein MGIPAFNEGRNIQNLLRSILIQTERSYRIDKIVLISDGSNDDTVWKARQVKNKRLQIIDIKKTNW, from the coding sequence ATAGGAATACCTGCCTTCAACGAAGGAAGAAATATACAGAATCTACTTCGATCTATTCTTATACAGACTGAGCGCTCTTATCGTATTGATAAAATTGTACTTATATCTGACGGAAGTAATGATGATACAGTCTGGAAGGCTCGTCAAGTAAAGAATAAACGTTTGCAAATTATTGATATAAAAAAAACGAATTGGTAA
- a CDS encoding glycosyltransferase encodes MVKLKSLVAKYILGQNSFLIGSMVFSNLINLVFNAYLGRTLSFENFGLIALVNTFLYIFSIGFGALGATINHRTAFITARSGIAAGTAFYKQIMRKCIKYAIMISLIWSVSMPFLLGYFHVNSYLPLISLIPVIMFGIFASVARGFVHGRFLFVWTAVFFLVEAISKLGFAFTSVSLGNAELAYLSIPFSVLLASALSLIVASVVTRKQPKSEHKYSFMKTFFFASMFTGLSTNAFLTFDILLVKHYLSATQAGIYAFLSLIGKIIFFFGSLFHIFLVPIVSRDEGAHRNPNTNFYMIFSLTVALTTVAFVGIGPLGSVLLPFVFADKMASVADYRTLYAMSIALFTVANTITVYHLICHHYLFSFVALVTTIGMITGISYNHASIGDIVNVVFFTSFTTFVANVLLHLLQRNGGFVLANLLDFAELFRPLPKLNYTPFGKRILIVNWYDIRHVWSGGAEYYLHNLAKEFVRNGNKVTLFCGNDGHSKRYEIIDGVRIIRRGGLFTVPIWAFLYYVLKLRNQYDLVIDTAKGVPFFTPLYIKKPIVGLINHIHQEMFRVGLPFPLSKIAMFLEEKAMPYIYKDQQMMTISKSTKESMEKMGYGKKKPIFIVEPGVSIKKAKVKKTTNPSLVYIGRLRDYKNIDVGIKAVHGLKKKYPTLQLNIAGDGENRMKLESLVARLQIQNNVHFMGKVTEEEKAKILTQSWIAIHPSEVEGWGITNIEANICGTPVVASNVDGLKDSVINNKTGLLVKVRDVEAFTMGIDRLLSNKKYRTKLSRESEQWGNNFSWKSCAEKKLHA; translated from the coding sequence ATGGTTAAACTTAAATCACTCGTTGCGAAATACATATTAGGTCAAAATAGCTTTCTCATCGGAAGCATGGTCTTCTCCAACCTCATTAACCTTGTTTTTAATGCCTATCTAGGTCGAACCTTAAGTTTTGAAAACTTTGGACTTATAGCCTTAGTAAACACTTTTCTCTATATCTTTAGTATTGGATTTGGTGCATTAGGAGCAACAATTAATCACCGTACCGCCTTTATCACGGCAAGATCAGGCATTGCAGCTGGAACAGCTTTTTATAAGCAGATCATGCGAAAGTGCATTAAATATGCAATTATGATTTCACTGATCTGGTCTGTGTCGATGCCATTTCTTCTTGGGTACTTTCATGTCAATTCTTATCTACCGCTCATTTCCCTCATTCCGGTGATAATGTTTGGGATATTCGCTTCTGTAGCAAGGGGATTTGTTCATGGACGTTTTCTCTTTGTATGGACCGCGGTATTTTTTCTTGTTGAAGCAATCTCAAAATTAGGATTTGCTTTCACTTCAGTGTCATTAGGCAATGCAGAACTTGCCTATCTTTCAATTCCATTCTCTGTCTTGTTGGCGTCAGCACTTAGCTTAATAGTTGCATCGGTCGTAACTCGCAAACAACCCAAATCAGAGCATAAATACTCGTTTATGAAGACATTCTTCTTCGCATCAATGTTTACAGGTCTATCAACCAATGCCTTTTTAACCTTTGATATTCTCTTGGTCAAACATTATCTGTCCGCAACTCAGGCAGGGATATACGCATTTCTATCACTAATAGGAAAGATTATTTTCTTTTTCGGTTCCCTCTTTCATATCTTTCTGGTTCCGATTGTCAGCCGAGATGAAGGAGCGCACCGAAATCCCAATACGAACTTCTATATGATTTTTTCACTCACAGTAGCGCTAACTACAGTTGCATTTGTGGGGATAGGACCGCTCGGCTCAGTTCTTTTACCCTTCGTCTTTGCCGATAAGATGGCTTCTGTAGCTGATTATCGTACCTTGTATGCAATGAGCATAGCCTTATTCACCGTTGCCAACACAATCACGGTATACCATTTAATTTGTCATCACTACCTTTTCTCCTTCGTAGCACTGGTAACCACTATTGGAATGATTACAGGTATTTCATACAACCACGCTTCAATTGGAGACATTGTTAATGTTGTTTTTTTTACCAGCTTCACCACCTTTGTAGCAAATGTTCTGTTGCACTTACTCCAGCGTAATGGTGGGTTTGTTCTTGCTAATTTACTTGATTTCGCTGAACTGTTTAGACCACTGCCAAAATTGAACTATACACCATTTGGCAAAAGAATCTTAATCGTAAACTGGTATGACATCCGCCATGTTTGGTCAGGTGGTGCGGAGTATTACTTACATAATCTTGCCAAAGAGTTCGTTAGAAACGGCAATAAAGTAACATTATTTTGTGGAAACGATGGACATAGTAAGAGATATGAAATAATCGACGGAGTTCGCATCATCCGAAGAGGTGGTCTATTTACAGTTCCGATATGGGCGTTCTTGTACTACGTTCTAAAATTAAGAAACCAGTACGATCTTGTTATAGATACCGCAAAAGGAGTTCCATTCTTCACTCCTCTATATATTAAGAAGCCTATTGTTGGTCTCATAAATCATATTCACCAAGAAATGTTTAGGGTAGGATTACCTTTTCCTCTTTCTAAAATTGCTATGTTTTTGGAGGAAAAAGCAATGCCATATATCTACAAAGATCAGCAGATGATGACTATTTCCAAATCGACAAAGGAGTCGATGGAGAAGATGGGTTATGGTAAGAAAAAACCAATTTTTATTGTTGAACCCGGTGTAAGTATTAAGAAAGCTAAAGTAAAAAAAACTACCAATCCAAGCTTGGTATATATAGGAAGACTTCGCGACTACAAGAACATAGACGTTGGTATTAAAGCTGTACATGGATTGAAAAAGAAATACCCGACACTTCAGTTAAACATCGCTGGAGATGGAGAAAATAGAATGAAACTCGAAAGTCTCGTTGCAAGACTCCAAATTCAGAATAATGTACATTTTATGGGTAAGGTAACAGAAGAAGAAAAAGCCAAAATTTTAACCCAATCTTGGATAGCTATTCATCCATCTGAGGTTGAAGGCTGGGGAATTACGAATATCGAGGCAAATATCTGCGGTACTCCAGTAGTAGCCTCTAACGTAGATGGATTAAAGGACTCGGTAATCAATAACAAAACTGGTCTTCTCGTAAAAGTGAGAGATGTAGAGGCATTTACAATGGGAATAGATCGACTCTTATCTAATAAGAAATATAGAACTAAGTTATCAAGAGAAAGTGAGCAGTGGGGTAATAATTTTAGCTGGAAATCCTGCGCAGAAAAAAAGCTTCACGCTTAA
- a CDS encoding glycosyltransferase: MLQKGYFQQPEIKISPDQMDKARKRTWPKYTILCPLYKEWQVIPQFVSAMSRLDYPKNKLQVLLLLEEDDKETLEHISKYEKKLPSFVKIIVVPHSLPKTKPKACNYGLKFATGEYVVIYDAEDVPDPKQLKKAVLAFEQSDKNIVCLQAKLNFYNPHQNLLTRIFTAEYSLWFDLVLTGMQSTDVPIPLGGTSNHFRVNELRRLDVWDAFNVTEDADLGMRLIKKGYRTAILESVTLEEANSHFIGWIKQRSRWIKGYMQTYLVHTRDLSLFKRSRKRHHKYTFQLVMGAKILSTLINPIMWGTTILYFTWRSGAAPVIERFFPAPVLYMGIVCFIFGNFLYMYYYMIGSVKRGHYELVKFAYLVPFYWLTMSYAGWLAVVGLIRDPHYWEKTTHGFHYDNEAALAQSEQTIGHELVNQKIADKGVSA; the protein is encoded by the coding sequence ATGTTGCAAAAAGGCTACTTTCAACAGCCTGAAATCAAAATTTCTCCGGATCAGATGGATAAGGCCCGAAAGCGTACATGGCCCAAATATACAATTCTTTGTCCTTTGTATAAAGAGTGGCAGGTGATTCCACAGTTCGTTTCGGCAATGAGCCGACTTGATTACCCAAAGAACAAGTTGCAGGTACTTCTTCTTCTTGAGGAAGATGATAAGGAGACCCTTGAACATATCTCAAAGTACGAAAAGAAACTTCCAAGCTTTGTAAAGATTATTGTTGTCCCTCACTCGCTCCCAAAAACAAAGCCAAAGGCCTGTAACTATGGTCTGAAGTTCGCGACAGGGGAGTACGTTGTCATATATGATGCTGAGGATGTGCCCGATCCCAAGCAGCTCAAGAAAGCAGTTCTTGCATTCGAACAGTCGGACAAAAACATTGTCTGTCTGCAGGCCAAACTGAATTTTTATAATCCTCATCAGAATCTTCTCACCAGAATCTTTACGGCAGAATACTCATTATGGTTTGACCTAGTTCTGACCGGTATGCAGTCAACCGATGTGCCAATTCCCCTTGGAGGCACCTCGAATCATTTCCGAGTTAATGAGCTGCGAAGGCTCGATGTCTGGGACGCATTTAATGTCACCGAGGATGCTGACCTTGGTATGCGACTTATTAAAAAGGGGTACAGAACTGCAATCCTTGAATCAGTAACGCTTGAGGAAGCTAACAGTCACTTCATTGGCTGGATTAAACAGCGATCACGTTGGATCAAAGGATACATGCAGACATATCTCGTACATACACGCGATCTGTCTCTCTTTAAAAGAAGTAGAAAAAGACATCATAAATACACTTTCCAGTTGGTGATGGGCGCTAAGATTTTATCTACACTTATTAACCCAATTATGTGGGGTACGACCATTCTTTACTTTACATGGAGAAGTGGTGCAGCGCCAGTTATCGAACGATTCTTCCCTGCGCCTGTCTTATATATGGGTATTGTCTGTTTTATCTTCGGGAACTTCTTATATATGTACTATTACATGATAGGATCGGTGAAGCGGGGACACTATGAGCTGGTAAAGTTTGCATACTTAGTTCCCTTTTACTGGCTTACCATGAGTTATGCAGGGTGGTTGGCCGTCGTCGGTCTTATTCGAGACCCACATTACTGGGAAAAGACTACGCATGGCTTCCACTATGATAATGAAGCTGCTCTCGCACAGTCCGAGCAAACAATTGGTCACGAACTCGTGAACCAAAAGATCGCAGACAAGGGTGTTTCTGCCTAA
- a CDS encoding glycosyltransferase translates to MIDADLQYPPEELPHMVGLLDDQTDIVVANRKQYKASFLRRFLSKAFISSLPKHSTTSIMMRSPE, encoded by the coding sequence ATGATTGACGCAGATCTCCAGTATCCGCCGGAAGAACTTCCCCATATGGTTGGACTACTCGATGACCAGACAGATATTGTGGTCGCAAACCGCAAGCAGTACAAAGCCTCATTTTTGCGCCGATTTTTAAGCAAGGCTTTCATCTCATCTTTACCAAAACACTCCACAACCTCAATCATGATGCGCAGTCCGGAATGA
- a CDS encoding sortase — MKRLLGKFFTILGAAFLGFSTILIVQRFNPSRITFNNYEPLSINACRNVTYLPRIIRIPSLHKTLPIIPATINDGKWTLTDKGISYLTSSKIPGEEGNGIMYGHNWESLLGGLEKIKPGSKIEIEYTNGMKRTFIVQVTANVSPDQTNVLKQSHDKRLTLYTCSGFWTPNDL; from the coding sequence ATGAAACGATTACTAGGTAAATTTTTCACAATCCTCGGCGCCGCATTTCTTGGCTTCAGCACTATCCTGATCGTTCAGCGCTTTAATCCCTCACGAATCACCTTCAATAATTACGAGCCTCTCTCTATTAACGCGTGCCGCAACGTCACCTACCTCCCTCGTATAATTCGAATCCCAAGTTTACATAAAACTCTTCCAATCATTCCCGCAACAATTAATGATGGAAAATGGACGCTCACTGACAAAGGAATCTCATATCTAACCTCAAGTAAAATTCCTGGTGAGGAGGGAAATGGCATAATGTACGGACACAACTGGGAATCTCTCCTTGGAGGTCTTGAAAAAATTAAGCCTGGATCAAAAATTGAGATCGAGTATACCAACGGAATGAAACGGACCTTTATTGTTCAGGTTACCGCAAATGTCTCTCCCGATCAAACTAATGTATTAAAACAATCCCACGACAAGCGTCTTACTCTCTACACCTGCTCTGGTTTCTGGACACCCAACGATTTGTAG
- a CDS encoding sigma-70 family RNA polymerase sigma factor — protein sequence MAIHERETRLTTETRPRSLQEVMAVSSFAEYKRAIGSVPVYTHNEHAQRFRLLDEARQHGNGPAIQYLTDDLTLHNLRYVVCLANRYQGKGVALEDLVQEGNIGLMRAVERFEVERGFRFTTFSSREIRSRISKLVGQMGNPVRLPEDLNRLSKAVDTTVADLVQKFGTEQISPEQIADRMQIPIVEVDEVLKAKIAQHFRSIQEPVATVKGPQKDYTLEEFLEDRGTTPAYEVALQNHASDEAMRLLAELPRVVGEVIRRRTGIFDGREQTWSEIAEATGRSIDFAKSIYTDGLALLRDNFTADEHGRNAPLVTPSSDAEIGNLGLTRKQWTILSMLDSGKCPPTTREFAAQLGMDRKELIAELTRINDLYPLRA from the coding sequence ATGGCAATACACGAAAGGGAAACGAGATTAACGACTGAAACTCGACCGAGATCTTTGCAGGAAGTAATGGCAGTGTCATCCTTTGCGGAGTATAAGCGGGCCATTGGCAGCGTTCCGGTATACACTCATAACGAACATGCACAAAGATTTCGTCTGCTTGACGAGGCTCGGCAGCATGGAAACGGTCCAGCTATTCAATATCTTACCGACGACCTTACACTTCACAATCTCAGATACGTGGTTTGCCTCGCCAATCGATACCAAGGGAAAGGTGTCGCTCTGGAGGACTTGGTTCAGGAAGGAAATATAGGCCTGATGCGTGCAGTTGAGCGATTTGAGGTTGAGCGAGGATTTAGATTCACTACCTTTTCATCGAGGGAGATTCGCAGTAGGATATCAAAGCTGGTGGGGCAAATGGGGAATCCAGTCAGGCTTCCCGAAGACCTCAATCGTCTGTCGAAAGCAGTTGATACAACTGTAGCTGATCTTGTTCAGAAATTTGGCACAGAACAAATTTCTCCTGAGCAAATCGCAGATCGTATGCAAATTCCTATCGTAGAAGTTGACGAGGTACTGAAAGCAAAGATAGCGCAACATTTCAGATCAATCCAGGAACCCGTTGCAACGGTTAAAGGTCCTCAGAAGGACTATACTCTGGAGGAGTTTCTCGAGGATAGAGGCACTACGCCTGCGTATGAGGTTGCGCTCCAAAATCACGCTTCAGATGAGGCAATGCGTTTGCTTGCTGAGTTACCTCGAGTTGTAGGTGAGGTCATTCGACGTAGGACCGGAATATTTGACGGTAGGGAACAAACTTGGTCCGAAATAGCGGAGGCAACAGGCAGATCCATAGATTTTGCAAAAAGTATCTACACTGACGGGCTTGCATTACTTCGAGATAATTTTACTGCAGATGAGCATGGAAGAAACGCCCCTTTGGTAACCCCTTCTTCAGATGCTGAAATTGGCAACCTTGGCCTCACCAGAAAACAATGGACCATACTCTCGATGCTTGACTCAGGAAAGTGTCCTCCAACTACACGTGAGTTCGCAGCGCAACTCGGGATGGATCGAAAAGAGCTGATCGCAGAACTGACCAGAATTAATGATTTATATCCTCTTCGAGCTTAG
- a CDS encoding phosphomannomutase/phosphoglucomutase, translated as MNQSLFKAYDIRGVYPTDLNEKAMESIIRSIYSFFKQNLKKDSISVVIGRDMRTSGPALFEVAKKTLIACGAEVIDIGLVSTPTFYYSVLKYSYDAGIDITASHNPKEWAGIKFVKRDGNKIIKIGKSTGMNEIKEMALKGEFPEYTNDGTVTERTDVLDEEIADALETVDISLLKKFKVACDPANGMGSLYVAKLFEKVGGELIKMNFDLDGTFPAHQADPLDFNNLIPLQDKVKEVKADFGIEPDGDGDRVFFIDEKGQVVPATFISSLIAQEILKEHPNETIVVDIRYTRNVTEVVKKNGGKIFVSKVGHAFITEDVNREGAYFAGESSGHFYFGETGGAESAVRVIIYILKALSETGKPLSELLSGLVSSFESGERNFILPEGGDSKSLMEEIVKENSEGELSRLDGISIDFPDWRLSIRSSNTEPLLRLNVEAKTEELMKQRFQQLTDRILKSGAKEKSSDH; from the coding sequence ATGAATCAATCACTTTTCAAAGCCTACGACATTCGAGGTGTTTATCCAACGGATCTTAATGAGAAAGCGATGGAGTCAATAATTAGAAGCATCTATAGTTTCTTCAAACAAAATCTGAAGAAGGACAGTATATCTGTAGTTATTGGAAGAGATATGCGAACCTCCGGACCTGCGCTCTTTGAGGTAGCCAAAAAGACACTTATTGCCTGTGGAGCTGAGGTTATTGATATCGGACTGGTCTCAACGCCGACTTTCTACTATTCGGTACTAAAGTACAGCTATGACGCCGGAATCGATATTACCGCATCACACAATCCGAAAGAGTGGGCTGGTATCAAATTTGTAAAACGCGATGGAAACAAAATCATAAAGATAGGTAAGTCGACCGGAATGAACGAGATCAAAGAAATGGCCCTAAAGGGAGAGTTTCCTGAATACACAAACGACGGAACCGTAACTGAACGAACCGATGTTCTAGACGAAGAGATAGCCGATGCATTAGAGACTGTTGATATCTCACTTCTTAAAAAATTTAAAGTAGCCTGTGATCCGGCGAATGGTATGGGCTCTCTCTACGTAGCGAAACTTTTTGAAAAGGTTGGAGGAGAACTTATAAAAATGAACTTTGATTTAGACGGCACCTTCCCTGCGCACCAAGCAGATCCCCTAGACTTTAATAATTTAATTCCTCTTCAGGACAAGGTTAAGGAAGTTAAGGCAGATTTTGGCATTGAGCCGGATGGCGATGGAGATCGTGTTTTCTTTATCGATGAAAAAGGTCAGGTCGTTCCGGCAACCTTTATCTCATCTCTCATCGCTCAAGAAATACTTAAAGAACATCCTAACGAAACCATAGTCGTCGATATACGCTACACCAGAAATGTTACCGAGGTTGTGAAGAAAAATGGAGGAAAGATTTTTGTAAGTAAGGTTGGCCATGCCTTTATCACCGAGGACGTGAATCGAGAAGGAGCTTACTTTGCAGGGGAGTCCTCAGGTCATTTTTACTTTGGTGAAACAGGAGGGGCAGAGAGCGCAGTACGAGTGATAATCTATATTCTTAAAGCGCTTAGCGAAACAGGAAAACCACTATCGGAACTTCTTTCTGGACTAGTAAGTTCATTTGAGTCAGGAGAACGTAACTTTATTCTCCCTGAAGGAGGGGATTCAAAATCCCTCATGGAAGAAATTGTAAAGGAGAATAGTGAGGGTGAACTATCTCGACTTGATGGAATCTCAATTGACTTTCCTGACTGGCGTCTCAGTATTCGAAGCTCAAATACCGAACCTCTTCTTAGATTGAATGTGGAGGCGAAGACCGAGGAGCTGATGAAACAAAGATTTCAGCAGCTCACCGATCGAATCCTTAAATCAGGCGCCAAAGAAAAATCCTCAGACCACTAA
- a CDS encoding carbohydrate kinase family protein: MFDLVSIGTISADLYFSADELTKKDKRLFLAIGGKYRSEDFSMSVGGGAANVAIGGRKNGLKTAVVGMIGNNVFRKGIMQRLQIAKVNTSHVLFNQTAISVSVILLDESGERTVITHQSSHEHILEETHISRRNLNTRAVYFGNLSHVSVKERKALMKSLKNNDVQIFVNVGPLECCKPKQFISDLLEYADVLIVNTHEFADIVKKDVEKIDFKESILSYLPNMKDAIVIVTDGESGSYGYEGEKVFYCAVKKQDLVVDTTGVGDGYTAGFITSFLRYSDVERAMKAGTRYASKIVKKIGAN, translated from the coding sequence ATGTTTGATCTTGTTTCCATAGGTACTATCTCTGCAGATCTCTACTTTAGCGCCGATGAGCTCACTAAAAAAGACAAGAGGCTCTTTCTTGCTATCGGCGGGAAGTATCGAAGTGAGGACTTTAGTATGAGTGTTGGTGGCGGTGCCGCAAATGTTGCGATCGGAGGTAGAAAAAATGGTTTGAAAACAGCTGTTGTGGGTATGATTGGTAATAATGTCTTCCGAAAAGGAATAATGCAGAGATTGCAGATCGCGAAGGTAAACACATCGCATGTTTTATTTAATCAGACCGCAATAAGCGTTTCTGTAATTTTACTTGATGAAAGCGGTGAGCGAACCGTGATTACCCACCAGTCGTCACACGAGCATATACTTGAAGAAACGCATATTTCGCGCAGGAATCTAAATACAAGAGCGGTGTATTTTGGGAATCTTTCACATGTTTCAGTTAAGGAACGAAAGGCTCTAATGAAATCCTTGAAGAATAATGACGTTCAAATTTTTGTAAATGTGGGACCTTTGGAATGCTGTAAGCCCAAGCAGTTCATCTCCGATCTACTAGAGTATGCAGATGTTTTAATTGTAAATACGCATGAGTTTGCCGACATTGTGAAGAAGGATGTAGAGAAGATCGATTTTAAAGAGTCTATTTTATCTTATCTTCCGAATATGAAGGATGCGATAGTCATTGTTACTGATGGAGAGAGTGGAAGCTATGGGTATGAAGGTGAAAAAGTTTTTTACTGTGCTGTAAAAAAACAAGATCTTGTTGTTGACACTACCGGTGTTGGAGACGGGTATACGGCGGGTTTTATAACTTCCTTTCTTCGGTACTCTGATGTTGAGCGAGCGATGAAAGCCGGCACACGATACGCCTCTAAAATAGTCAAGAAAATCGGAGCAAATTAA
- a CDS encoding EamA family transporter, which yields MTPIYFLIIDFTRYNPYLFPDLLCQQLLDLHFLATFGTVGFFYFYIKNLFQKGGPMYASLSFYLNPIAASIFGSIFLHERLTPFILLGASVTFLGVWIYGRK from the coding sequence TTGACTCCAATTTATTTCCTAATTATAGACTTTACTCGGTACAATCCTTACTTATTTCCGGACCTTCTTTGCCAGCAATTGCTGGACTTACATTTTCTGGCAACTTTTGGAACAGTTGGTTTTTTTTATTTTTATATCAAAAACTTATTTCAAAAAGGAGGTCCGATGTATGCGAGTCTTTCCTTTTATCTTAATCCAATAGCTGCCTCAATTTTCGGATCCATTTTCTTACATGAGAGACTTACACCATTTATCTTGTTAGGCGCAAGTGTCACTTTTCTTGGAGTGTGGATCTATGGGAGAAAATAA